The proteins below come from a single Polymorphobacter fuscus genomic window:
- a CDS encoding TIGR04076 family protein, with product MTDDSFDLYDLRVEVVAPPGARLYCSAQAGDWFELRGENLFLPEGQGFSIYSLAAVLPLLAAKQRQTHDNDWMTTDAEVACPDPNCPSRLRITRIGTRRFHHADTTATRKPDA from the coding sequence ATGACCGACGACAGCTTCGACCTGTACGACCTGCGCGTCGAAGTCGTCGCCCCGCCGGGTGCGCGCCTCTACTGCTCGGCCCAGGCCGGGGACTGGTTCGAACTGCGCGGCGAAAACCTGTTCCTGCCGGAGGGCCAGGGCTTCTCCATCTATTCGCTCGCCGCCGTGCTGCCGCTGCTCGCCGCCAAGCAGCGCCAGACTCACGACAATGACTGGATGACGACCGATGCGGAGGTCGCCTGCCCCGACCCCAATTGCCCGTCGCGCCTGCGCATCACCCGGATCGGCACCCGCCGTTTTCACCACGCCGACACCACCGCCACGCGAAAGCCCGACGCATGA
- a CDS encoding aldo/keto reductase — MTFTERFDIAPDANISRVIRGGWQLAGDHGAVDAATVTDDLAAFYDAGITTFDCADIYTGVETMIGDFRAALLDRRGADALARLRVHTKFVPDLALLPHITSADVRRIIDRSLTRLRTDRLDLVQFHWWDYDQPRYLDTARHLADLQAEGKIGLVGGTNFDAGHVREIADAGVPFATLQVQYSLLDTRPAGALADVCGPLGTHFLCYGALAGGFLTDRWLGQPESTALTNRSLVKYKLIIDDFGGWDLFQALLATLRRVADRHSASIANIAARHVLDLPLVAGVIVGASHARHLPDTLRIGDVRLTPQDRADIDTVLARRQGPTGEVYALERDRTGRHGSIMKYNLGDAPARA, encoded by the coding sequence ATGACCTTCACCGAACGCTTCGACATCGCCCCTGATGCCAATATCTCGCGCGTCATCCGCGGCGGCTGGCAACTCGCCGGTGACCATGGCGCCGTCGACGCCGCCACGGTGACCGACGACCTCGCTGCCTTTTACGACGCCGGCATCACCACCTTCGACTGCGCCGACATCTATACCGGCGTCGAAACCATGATCGGTGACTTTCGCGCCGCGCTGCTCGATCGCCGCGGCGCCGATGCGCTGGCGCGGCTGCGCGTCCACACCAAATTCGTCCCGGACCTTGCGCTGCTGCCCCATATCACCAGCGCCGACGTCCGCCGCATCATCGATCGCTCGCTGACCCGGCTGCGCACCGACCGCCTCGACCTCGTCCAGTTCCACTGGTGGGATTACGACCAGCCGCGCTATCTCGACACCGCGCGCCACCTCGCCGACCTCCAGGCCGAAGGCAAGATCGGCCTGGTCGGCGGCACCAATTTCGATGCCGGCCATGTCCGCGAAATCGCCGACGCCGGTGTTCCCTTTGCCACGCTGCAGGTGCAATATTCGCTGCTCGACACCCGCCCGGCCGGCGCCCTTGCCGACGTGTGCGGTCCGCTCGGCACGCATTTCCTCTGTTATGGCGCGCTCGCCGGTGGCTTCCTCACCGATCGCTGGCTCGGCCAGCCCGAATCGACCGCGCTCACCAACCGCTCGCTGGTCAAATACAAGCTGATCATCGACGATTTCGGCGGCTGGGACCTGTTCCAGGCGCTGCTCGCGACGCTGCGCCGGGTCGCCGACCGCCACAGCGCCAGCATCGCCAACATCGCCGCGCGCCACGTCCTCGACCTGCCTCTCGTCGCCGGCGTCATCGTCGGCGCCAGCCATGCCCGCCACCTGCCCGACACGCTGCGCATCGGCGATGTGCGCCTCACCCCGCAGGATCGCGCCGACATCGACACCGTGCTCGCCCGGCGCCAGGGGCCGACCGGCGAAGTCTATGCGCTGGAACGCGACCGCACCGGGCGGCACGGGTCGATCATGAAGTACAATCTCGGCGACGCCCCGGCGCGGGCGTAA
- a CDS encoding MFS transporter gives MTIIPRDAAPYPSPARAWTTVLVLFLTAVLAYTDRQVLSLLVDPIKAELGIDDTGMSLLLGTAFAVIYGIAGIPLGILADRRSRRNLILAGVAIWSLGTLGCAVAPSFGWLFAARIVVGLGEAVLSPAAISLISDSFAPNRRGTAVGVYFTGIAIGVGGSIMIGGAVLDIVGRGLFAGTSLADWSPWRQVLLAIGAPSLLWALVLLVVREPVRRDDVVADGPDAVAAPTGLWTGIAPVFLIVAVASMVDNAVGAWAPSLLIRQFGVDPATVGVQLGLLLVLGYGGGMLAGGMLADRFAQWRGARGKIELCGLAAIATLPAAMLINSASLSAVMTAIPVYFALSAVVTASGLSAILDATPNRRRGRAMAISFFLNVAIGAGIGPTLVALAGQHVFGAGAGLGPAISLTVIASYLLATLALLPAIRARRP, from the coding sequence ATGACGATCATACCCCGCGATGCGGCGCCCTATCCTTCGCCGGCGCGCGCGTGGACGACGGTCCTCGTCCTCTTCCTCACCGCCGTCCTCGCCTATACCGACCGGCAGGTGCTCAGCCTGCTCGTCGATCCCATCAAGGCGGAGCTCGGCATCGACGATACGGGCATGAGCCTGTTGCTCGGCACCGCCTTCGCCGTCATCTACGGCATTGCCGGCATCCCGCTCGGCATCCTTGCCGACCGCCGCTCGCGCCGCAACCTCATCCTCGCTGGCGTGGCGATCTGGAGCCTGGGCACGCTGGGCTGCGCGGTCGCACCCAGCTTCGGCTGGTTGTTCGCCGCGCGCATCGTCGTCGGGCTGGGGGAGGCGGTGCTGTCGCCGGCCGCGATCTCGCTGATCAGCGACAGCTTTGCCCCCAACCGGCGCGGCACCGCCGTCGGCGTCTATTTCACCGGCATCGCCATCGGCGTCGGCGGGTCGATCATGATCGGCGGCGCCGTGCTCGATATCGTCGGGCGCGGGCTGTTCGCCGGCACGTCGCTGGCGGACTGGTCGCCGTGGCGCCAGGTGCTGCTCGCCATCGGCGCACCCAGCCTGCTCTGGGCGCTGGTGCTGCTGGTGGTGCGGGAACCCGTCCGCCGCGACGATGTGGTCGCCGATGGCCCGGACGCCGTCGCCGCACCGACCGGCTTGTGGACGGGCATCGCGCCCGTCTTCCTCATCGTTGCCGTCGCCTCGATGGTCGACAATGCCGTCGGCGCCTGGGCGCCGTCGCTGCTCATCCGCCAGTTCGGCGTCGATCCAGCCACTGTCGGCGTGCAACTGGGGTTGCTGCTCGTGCTCGGCTACGGCGGCGGCATGCTGGCCGGCGGCATGCTCGCCGACCGGTTCGCGCAGTGGCGCGGGGCGCGCGGCAAGATCGAACTGTGCGGCCTTGCTGCCATTGCCACCCTGCCGGCGGCGATGCTGATCAACAGCGCCAGCCTGTCGGCGGTGATGACGGCGATCCCGGTCTATTTCGCTTTGTCGGCTGTCGTCACCGCCTCGGGCCTGTCGGCGATCCTCGACGCCACCCCCAACCGCCGGCGCGGCCGGGCGATGGCGATCAGCTTCTTCCTCAATGTCGCCATCGGCGCCGGCATCGGCCCGACGCTGGTGGCGCTGGCGGGGCAGCATGTTTTCGGCGCGGGCGCAGGCCTCGGCCCGGCGATCAGCCTGACGGTGATCGCCTCCTATCTGCTGGCGACGCTCGCGCTGCTGCCCGCCATCCGCGCCCGGAGACCTTGA
- a CDS encoding TonB-dependent receptor domain-containing protein has translation MQIKSILAASVAFGALSTGAGAQTTTAAIAADGDTDAIIVTGSRIRQDPLAQSSPVIVVDQTSIARTGISSIADILQRLPSAAGGLNTRVNNSGNIGNPPDGGGVGAGSANIDLRYLGAKRTLVLVDGIRFVSGTSASGIPATVDLNTIPANMIERIEVLQSGQSPLYGSDAIAGVVNIITRENQEGLQLSGQFGTYRQGDGHTQDYQASYGIKGPTTSVVFGASYVKQESVRTADRSTSQFPNPGQTSCGDPIGGCSSAIPNGRFTVLGLPNLTLKAPVPGRPRFDAANPTGPNSDFRAFTTGDSFNFAPLNYFLTPSERYGGWISAKQELSESVNFRVKALYNRRNSQNQAAFLPLFVGPDAGNGNLLDTISIDATNPFNPFGVTLSAGKPGEAPANYSTVRRRLNEAGQRTYTQQVDTMSLTGGFDGSFDVGGRKWYWDANAVIGFNNARQLFTGNVNAAKLAQALGPVSLCTGECVPFNIFGGLGSVTPAMLSFVGFDERSRSSQELQDYTANLSGDLFDLPAGAVGFAVGYEHRYQKGTYDPDPIIVAGLGSDIPSQPSRGAYNSDEVYGELRVPLLADKPFFQLLEIDGAVRHANYSTSGSSTTYTGSGQWKPVDDLLLRASYATGFRAPSIGELFGAASRSDAPIDDPCTNVAGSPWQTSAAVRTNCIANGVPANGSYQEPNGGQVSVTTGGNTALRPEKSRTWLFGGVYSPVWARESGFASVLSLEANYYDINVTGAIAPIDAAITLQRCAFGGEALSCSAISRTPNGLITRVNGLLQNIGEVRTKGIDVMFNYRSRATSAGAFGLSVNGNFLLKYTESTPSQNGFTVTDYRGKTRGFPDQSYPKFKGIAIVDWQIADFGAAFTGRYIDAVFEADGKKLKGTFYGDVQLSYNPSFLDKRMAFTVGVNNVFNQNPPPCFSCTGPNYDPTTYDVPGQFGYLRISYKM, from the coding sequence ATGCAGATCAAATCCATTCTGGCAGCAAGTGTCGCGTTCGGGGCACTGTCCACCGGCGCCGGCGCCCAGACCACCACCGCCGCAATCGCTGCCGATGGCGATACCGATGCGATCATCGTTACCGGGTCGCGCATTCGCCAGGATCCGCTGGCGCAAAGCTCCCCCGTCATCGTCGTCGACCAGACGTCGATCGCGCGCACCGGCATTTCTTCCATCGCCGACATTCTGCAGCGCTTGCCCAGCGCCGCCGGCGGCCTCAACACCCGCGTCAACAACAGCGGCAACATCGGCAACCCGCCCGATGGCGGCGGCGTCGGCGCCGGTTCGGCGAACATCGACCTGCGCTATCTCGGTGCCAAGCGCACGCTGGTGCTGGTCGACGGCATCCGCTTCGTCAGCGGCACCTCCGCCAGCGGCATCCCGGCCACGGTCGATCTCAACACCATCCCGGCCAACATGATCGAGCGTATCGAAGTGCTCCAGTCGGGCCAGTCGCCGCTCTACGGGTCGGACGCCATCGCCGGCGTCGTCAACATCATCACCCGCGAAAACCAGGAAGGCCTGCAACTGTCGGGCCAGTTCGGCACCTACCGCCAGGGCGACGGCCATACCCAGGATTACCAGGCCAGCTATGGCATCAAGGGGCCGACGACCAGCGTCGTGTTCGGCGCCAGCTACGTCAAGCAGGAGTCGGTGCGCACCGCCGACCGCTCGACCTCGCAATTCCCCAACCCCGGCCAGACCAGCTGCGGCGATCCCATCGGTGGCTGCAGCAGCGCCATCCCCAATGGCCGCTTCACCGTGCTCGGCCTGCCCAACCTGACGCTGAAGGCCCCGGTCCCCGGCCGCCCCCGCTTCGATGCCGCCAACCCCACCGGGCCGAACAGCGATTTCCGCGCCTTCACCACGGGGGATTCGTTCAACTTCGCGCCGCTCAACTATTTCCTCACCCCGTCCGAACGCTATGGCGGCTGGATCAGCGCGAAGCAGGAGCTGAGCGAAAGCGTCAACTTCCGCGTCAAGGCGCTATACAACCGCCGCAATTCGCAGAACCAGGCCGCCTTCCTGCCGCTGTTCGTCGGGCCGGACGCCGGCAACGGCAATCTGCTCGATACCATCTCGATCGACGCCACCAACCCGTTCAATCCGTTCGGCGTGACGCTGTCGGCCGGCAAGCCCGGTGAAGCCCCCGCCAATTATTCGACCGTCCGCCGCCGCCTCAACGAGGCCGGGCAGCGCACCTATACCCAGCAGGTCGATACCATGTCGCTGACCGGCGGCTTCGATGGCTCGTTCGATGTCGGCGGCCGCAAATGGTATTGGGATGCCAATGCCGTGATCGGCTTCAACAACGCCCGCCAGCTGTTCACCGGCAACGTCAACGCCGCCAAGCTGGCACAGGCGCTGGGGCCGGTGTCGCTGTGCACCGGCGAATGCGTGCCCTTCAACATCTTCGGCGGCCTGGGTTCTGTGACGCCCGCCATGCTGTCCTTCGTCGGTTTCGATGAACGCAGCCGCAGCAGCCAGGAACTCCAGGACTATACCGCCAACCTCAGCGGCGACCTGTTCGATCTGCCCGCCGGCGCTGTCGGCTTCGCCGTCGGTTACGAACATCGCTACCAGAAGGGCACCTACGACCCCGATCCGATCATCGTCGCCGGCCTCGGTTCCGACATTCCGTCGCAGCCGTCGCGGGGCGCGTACAATTCCGATGAAGTCTATGGCGAATTGCGCGTGCCGCTGCTCGCCGACAAGCCATTCTTCCAGCTGCTCGAAATCGATGGCGCCGTCCGCCACGCCAATTATTCCACCAGCGGGTCCAGCACCACCTACACCGGCAGCGGCCAGTGGAAGCCGGTCGACGACCTGCTGCTGCGCGCCTCCTACGCCACCGGCTTCCGCGCGCCGAGCATCGGGGAACTGTTCGGCGCTGCCTCGCGCAGCGACGCGCCGATCGACGACCCCTGCACCAATGTCGCCGGCTCGCCGTGGCAAACCTCGGCAGCGGTGCGCACCAACTGCATCGCCAACGGCGTGCCGGCCAACGGCAGCTATCAGGAACCCAATGGCGGCCAGGTTTCGGTCACAACCGGCGGCAACACCGCGCTGCGCCCGGAAAAGTCGCGCACCTGGCTGTTCGGCGGCGTCTACAGCCCGGTCTGGGCGCGTGAAAGCGGCTTTGCCAGCGTGCTGAGCCTGGAGGCCAATTACTACGACATCAATGTCACCGGCGCGATCGCGCCGATCGACGCCGCCATCACCCTGCAGCGTTGCGCCTTCGGCGGCGAAGCGCTCAGCTGCTCGGCGATCAGCCGCACCCCCAACGGCCTCATCACCCGCGTCAACGGCCTGCTGCAGAACATCGGCGAAGTCCGCACCAAGGGCATCGACGTGATGTTCAACTATCGCAGCCGCGCCACCTCGGCGGGTGCCTTCGGCCTGTCAGTGAACGGCAACTTCCTGCTCAAATATACCGAAAGCACGCCGTCGCAGAACGGCTTCACCGTCACCGATTACCGCGGCAAGACCCGCGGCTTCCCCGACCAGTCCTACCCCAAGTTCAAGGGCATCGCGATTGTCGACTGGCAGATCGCCGACTTCGGCGCCGCCTTCACCGGCCGCTATATCGATGCGGTGTTCGAAGCCGATGGCAAGAAGCTGAAGGGCACTTTCTACGGCGACGTCCAGCTGTCCTACAATCCGTCGTTCCTCGACAAGCGGATGGCCTTTACCGTCGGCGTCAACAACGTCTTCAACCAGAACCCGCCACCGTGCTTCAGCTGCACCGGCCCCAACTACGACCCCACGACCTATGACGTGCCGGGGCAGTTCGGTTATTTGCGGATCAGTTACAAGATGTAG
- a CDS encoding amidohydrolase family protein encodes MFRAATALAVVLAAPALAQPVAGAAAATPAKPPKWDVNAPPGMTTRSVPIRVEEGSWMNIDVSKDGRTLAFDLLGDIYTMPITGGTPTRIAEGLAYEQQPRFSPDGKRIAFTSDRGGGDNIWIMNVDGSDKRQLTKEDFRLLNQPSWSPDGRFIIAKKHFTTGRSLGTGEVWLYHVSGGAGVPLVKRASEQLQKELGEPIYAPDGKSLFYTRNVTPGPIFEYAQNSNTDLFDIERYEFDSGEVTKAVTGAGGAVRPTPSPDGRYIAFVRRERAKSKLYVKDLTSGTERKVYDALDQDVQETWAVNGVYPNMAWTPDSGRIVFWAGGKIRSIGADGSGVRDIPFRIDDNRTIVEATHPQVEVAPDRFTTRMPRWASVSPDGRTVVFETLGKLWTKPVAGGTPQRLVTGDADDLELWPSWSRDGKTIVFVGWTDAGLGQVRSVAAGGGTAKTLTAHPGHYARPRFAPDGKAIVFESGKGGYLTSGRWSENPGIYRMAAGGGAATLVAREGGEPQFGADSDRLFMIQSEKGKRQLVSTDLSGQAKRVHATGDLITDYRVSPDGQFVAFRQNYQAYVMPLLPGTQDVAADQKGGPLPVTRVSGDGADFLNWSNNGTRLHWSNGPTLFSADTAALFGSAPTAEGAPKFTAPTTGVALGMEVAADKPTATIALTGARLVTMADTDGGIVDDGVIVIRGDRIVAIGPRGSVAIPAGAKTIDVAGKTIIPGLVDAHAHGPQGDDDIVPQQNWSAMANLALGTTTIHDPSSRAAEIFVAGEMQRAGKILAPRTFSTGEVIYGAKAPDVYAEINSIDDALAHVRRLKAEGAHSVKNYNQPRRDQRQMVVAAAQREGMEVVPEGGSLYTQGVTLVADGNSTVEHNIPLAVFYDDLVSFWAQSKTNYTPTLVVTFGGPGGDPYWRQNMDVWKHPLLSRHAPPALLAAQNVRREMIDEADYVDGASAREAKKLADRGVQVSIGAHGQQAGLGSHWELWSFVRGGWTPIEALRAGTIMPATSLGYAKDVGSLEVGKLADLVVLDADPTVDIRNSDKVNAVMLGGRMYDAATLNEVGTGTRKRAPYWWQAAGENGSVSSQAIAAGHSH; translated from the coding sequence ATGTTTCGCGCTGCCACCGCGCTTGCGGTCGTTCTTGCCGCTCCGGCCCTCGCCCAGCCTGTCGCGGGGGCGGCGGCAGCGACACCGGCCAAGCCGCCGAAATGGGACGTCAATGCCCCGCCCGGGATGACGACGCGCAGCGTGCCGATCCGGGTCGAGGAAGGCAGCTGGATGAACATCGACGTGTCGAAGGATGGCCGCACCCTCGCCTTCGACCTGCTTGGCGACATCTACACCATGCCGATCACCGGCGGCACGCCGACACGCATCGCCGAAGGGCTGGCCTATGAACAGCAGCCGCGGTTTTCCCCCGATGGCAAGCGCATCGCCTTCACGTCGGACCGCGGCGGTGGCGACAATATCTGGATCATGAATGTCGATGGCAGCGACAAGCGCCAGCTGACGAAAGAGGATTTCCGCCTGCTCAACCAGCCGAGCTGGAGCCCCGACGGCCGCTTCATCATCGCCAAGAAGCATTTCACCACCGGCCGCTCGCTCGGCACCGGCGAAGTCTGGCTCTACCATGTCTCGGGCGGGGCCGGGGTGCCGCTGGTCAAGCGCGCCAGCGAGCAGCTGCAGAAGGAGCTGGGCGAGCCGATCTATGCGCCCGACGGCAAGAGCCTGTTCTACACGCGCAACGTCACGCCGGGGCCGATCTTCGAATATGCCCAGAACAGCAACACCGACCTGTTCGACATCGAGCGCTATGAGTTCGACAGCGGGGAAGTGACCAAGGCAGTGACCGGCGCCGGTGGTGCGGTGCGGCCGACTCCCTCCCCCGATGGCCGCTACATCGCCTTTGTCCGCCGCGAACGGGCGAAATCCAAGCTGTACGTGAAAGATCTGACGTCGGGCACCGAGCGCAAGGTATATGATGCGCTCGACCAGGATGTGCAGGAAACCTGGGCGGTCAACGGCGTCTATCCGAACATGGCGTGGACGCCCGACAGCGGGCGCATCGTCTTCTGGGCCGGCGGCAAGATCCGCAGCATCGGCGCCGATGGCAGCGGCGTGCGCGACATCCCGTTCCGCATCGACGACAACCGGACCATCGTCGAGGCAACGCACCCGCAGGTCGAGGTGGCGCCCGACCGGTTCACGACCAGGATGCCGCGCTGGGCGAGCGTATCGCCCGATGGCCGCACCGTGGTGTTCGAGACATTGGGCAAGCTGTGGACCAAGCCGGTGGCCGGCGGCACGCCGCAGCGGCTGGTGACGGGCGATGCCGACGATCTGGAGCTGTGGCCGTCCTGGTCGCGCGATGGCAAGACGATCGTCTTTGTCGGCTGGACCGACGCGGGACTGGGGCAGGTGCGCAGCGTTGCGGCCGGTGGCGGGACGGCCAAGACGTTAACGGCGCACCCCGGCCATTATGCCCGGCCGCGCTTTGCCCCCGATGGCAAGGCGATCGTCTTCGAAAGCGGCAAGGGTGGCTATCTGACCTCGGGCCGCTGGTCGGAAAATCCCGGCATTTACCGGATGGCGGCGGGCGGCGGCGCGGCGACGCTGGTGGCGCGCGAGGGCGGCGAGCCGCAGTTCGGCGCCGACAGCGACCGGCTGTTCATGATCCAGTCCGAAAAGGGCAAGCGCCAGCTGGTCAGCACCGACCTCAGCGGTCAGGCGAAGCGCGTCCATGCGACGGGCGACCTGATCACCGACTATCGCGTGTCGCCCGATGGCCAGTTCGTCGCCTTCCGCCAGAATTACCAGGCCTATGTCATGCCGCTGCTGCCCGGCACGCAGGACGTCGCCGCCGACCAGAAGGGTGGGCCCCTGCCCGTCACCCGCGTCAGCGGCGATGGCGCCGACTTCCTCAACTGGTCGAACAATGGCACCCGGCTGCACTGGAGCAACGGCCCGACGCTGTTCAGCGCCGATACGGCGGCGCTGTTCGGCAGTGCGCCGACAGCGGAAGGGGCGCCGAAGTTCACGGCACCGACGACCGGCGTTGCGCTGGGCATGGAGGTCGCGGCCGACAAGCCGACCGCGACGATCGCGCTGACCGGCGCGCGGCTGGTGACGATGGCCGACACGGACGGCGGCATCGTCGACGATGGCGTCATCGTCATCCGCGGCGACCGCATCGTGGCGATCGGCCCGCGCGGCAGCGTGGCGATTCCGGCCGGCGCGAAGACGATCGACGTCGCCGGCAAGACCATCATCCCCGGCCTGGTCGACGCCCACGCCCATGGGCCGCAGGGCGATGACGATATCGTGCCGCAGCAGAACTGGTCGGCAATGGCCAATCTGGCGCTGGGGACGACGACGATCCACGACCCGTCGTCGCGCGCCGCCGAGATTTTCGTGGCGGGCGAGATGCAGCGCGCCGGCAAGATCCTGGCGCCGCGGACCTTTTCGACCGGCGAGGTGATCTATGGCGCCAAGGCACCCGACGTCTATGCCGAGATCAACAGCATCGACGATGCGCTGGCGCATGTCCGGCGGTTGAAGGCGGAGGGCGCCCACAGCGTCAAGAACTACAACCAGCCGCGCCGCGACCAGCGCCAGATGGTCGTCGCGGCGGCACAGCGCGAGGGGATGGAGGTCGTCCCCGAGGGCGGCTCGCTCTATACCCAGGGGGTGACGCTCGTTGCCGACGGCAATTCGACCGTGGAGCATAATATCCCGCTGGCGGTTTTCTATGACGATCTCGTCAGTTTCTGGGCGCAGTCGAAGACCAATTACACCCCGACCCTGGTCGTCACCTTCGGTGGCCCCGGCGGCGACCCCTATTGGCGCCAGAACATGGACGTGTGGAAACACCCGCTGCTGTCGCGCCACGCGCCGCCGGCGCTGCTCGCAGCGCAGAATGTGCGGCGCGAGATGATCGACGAGGCCGATTATGTCGACGGCGCCAGCGCGCGCGAAGCCAAGAAGCTCGCCGACCGCGGCGTTCAGGTGTCGATCGGCGCGCATGGCCAGCAGGCGGGGCTGGGGTCGCACTGGGAGCTATGGTCGTTCGTGCGCGGCGGCTGGACGCCCATCGAGGCGCTGCGCGCCGGGACGATCATGCCGGCGACGTCGCTGGGCTATGCCAAGGATGTGGGCTCGCTCGAAGTCGGCAAGCTGGCCGACCTGGTGGTGCTCGACGCCGATCCGACGGTCGATATCCGCAACAGCGACAAGGTCAATGCCGTGATGCTCGGTGGGCGGATGTATGATGCAGCGACGCTGAACGAGGTCGGCACCGGCACGCGCAAACGGGCGCCCTATTGGTGGCAGGCGGCGGGGGAAAACGGCAGCGTGTCGTCGCAGGCGATCGCTGCGGGACACAGCCACTAA